The Heptranchias perlo isolate sHepPer1 unplaced genomic scaffold, sHepPer1.hap1 HAP1_SCAFFOLD_44, whole genome shotgun sequence genome includes a window with the following:
- the LOC137312895 gene encoding probable G-protein coupled receptor 139: MPFAPLSVALKDCVQGEVLFPPYNPPPRLSFLSSSQVMLNTQVGKTKIYNNVFKSPRSYGFSVVRVSCDPSVSMGASPLELTGISGCTKRGRIDGNLRSRDWNVTTMGRNLRTMDWNVTSMGRNLRTIDHSNPFWTLQYLYVYYHTLPLEDRIFYVLFGLQVIYYPLLAAVGVTVNILTMIILSRGKCGLSKCVTRYLVAMATADLLVVITDLMLRQIPIRYQGQFEFLWSIHVCNIHAVLLFAAADCSVWFTVTFTFDRFVAICCEKLKTKYCTEKTAAVVLGTVTVLGCLKNTTWYFMFTGRYRLYNNPWFCGVTISVLYSRAWSVIELLHNILTPCVPFVLILLLNALTVRHILMASRARMRLRGHSSGESPRDAEMESRRKSIILLFVISGNFILLWVLFMVFSISNRMWYLGYESVLLPLFIQELGFMLQLLSCCTNTCIYVVTQTKFREQLKNILLHVLSRRIQSVPLSSE; the protein is encoded by the exons atgccgtttgcccctctcagtgtggccctgaaggattGTGTCCAGggtgaagttctgttcccaccgtacAATCCTCCCccaagattgtcctttctgagctccagtcaggtgatgctgaacactcaggtgggaaagaccaaaatctacaacaatgtGTTTAAA tcgcCACGTTCctacggtttctccgtggtgcgGGTGTCCTGTGACCCTTCAG TGTCAATGGGAGCATCACCTCTCGAACTGACAGGGATCAGCGGCTGTACAAAGAGGGGAAGAATAGATGGGAATCTGAGATCAagagattggaatgttacaacaatgggtcggaatctaaGAACAATGGATTGGAATGTTACatcaatgggtcggaatctgagaacaatagatcaCAGTAATCCATTCTGGACTTTGCAATATCTGTATGTATATTATCATACACTGCCATTAGAAGATCGGATATTTTATGTGCTTTTTGGTCTACAAGTAATTTActatcccctcctcgctgctgttggtgtcaCTG ttaacatATTGACGATGATcatcctgtctcggggaaagtgcggtctctccaaatgcgtcactcgctacctggtggctaTGGCAActgcggatctactggtcgttatcaccgatcTGATGCTCAGGCAAATTCCAATTCGTTATCAGGGTCAGTTTGAGTTCTTGTGGTCCATCcacgtgtgtaatatccacgccgtcctgctttttgCAGCCGccgactgttctgtctggttcacggtcactttcacctttgatcgatttgtggccatttgttgtgagaagctgaaaacgaaatattgcaccgagaaaacggcggctgtggttctcggaacagttACTGTGCTGGGTTGTTTGAAGAACAccacctggtactttatgttcacAGGTCGGTATCGGCTTTACAATAACCCCTGGTTTTGTGGTGTAACAATCAGTGTTCTGTATTCACGTGCGTGGTCAGTAATCGAACTCCTTCACAatatcctcactccgtgtgtgccatttgttctgattctgctgctcaatgctttaaccgtcagacacattttaatggccagcagagcccgcatgagactccggggtcacagcagtggggagagtcccagagacGCAGAGATGGAGAGCCGTaggaaatccattattttacttTTCGTAATATCagggaatttcatcctgttatgggtATTGTTTATGGTGTTTTCTATATCGAACCGGATGTGGTATTTGGGATACGAGTCTGTATTGCTCCCTCTGTTTatacaagaactgggattcatgctccagctcctgagctgctgcacaaacacttgtatttatgtcgttacccagactaaattcagagagcagttgaagaatat CCTTCTGCATGTGCTGAGCAGAAGAATACAATCAGTTCCTCTATCTTCCGAATAG